The following are from one region of the Thermoproteus uzoniensis 768-20 genome:
- a CDS encoding acyl-CoA dehydrogenase family protein yields MVFPLDSITDYSVVLTPEHEMFRKAVREFVEREIAPRAMEIEERNEPPLDIIKKIAEQGFYGIGIPEKYGGQGGDHRMAAIMSEEFCRVLPGLSVYFGTNELFVTPILLFGTEEQKQKYIPPIARGEKLGAFAVTEPCCGSDVAGIQTRAEKKGDRWIINGRKAFISSSDVADYFVVLARTYPPPDKRTRYLGLTFFIVEKGTPGFKVEQCYHKMGLHGDNACELVFENVEVPDENRVGEEGMGFIYAMETFDRTRIGVAAQAVGMAQGAFEKAFQYVHQRQAFGVPVAYFQAIQFSLMDMAAKLMSARLLTYLAAKLADEGRKEFTFVASLAKFYATEAAEEIISEAINLHGGVGVIVETGIERFLRDVKITQIYEGANNIQRLTAYRQLIRLLREKGQIPEDVAKLVT; encoded by the coding sequence ATGGTATTCCCGCTGGACTCCATAACCGACTACTCGGTAGTGCTGACGCCGGAACACGAGATGTTCAGAAAAGCTGTTAGGGAGTTCGTCGAGAGGGAAATAGCCCCGCGCGCCATGGAGATAGAGGAGAGGAATGAGCCGCCGCTGGACATAATTAAAAAAATAGCTGAGCAAGGCTTCTACGGTATAGGGATACCCGAGAAGTACGGCGGACAGGGCGGAGACCACAGAATGGCCGCGATAATGAGCGAGGAGTTCTGCAGAGTCTTGCCGGGCCTCAGCGTGTACTTCGGCACTAACGAGCTGTTCGTAACCCCCATACTGCTCTTCGGGACTGAGGAGCAGAAGCAGAAGTATATCCCGCCGATAGCGAGGGGCGAGAAGCTGGGCGCCTTCGCCGTCACCGAGCCTTGTTGCGGCTCCGACGTCGCCGGCATCCAGACCAGGGCGGAGAAGAAAGGCGATAGGTGGATCATAAACGGAAGGAAGGCCTTCATCAGCAGCTCTGACGTGGCCGACTACTTCGTGGTGCTCGCCAGGACCTACCCGCCGCCCGATAAGAGGACGCGGTACCTAGGCCTGACCTTCTTCATAGTGGAGAAGGGGACGCCCGGATTCAAGGTGGAGCAGTGCTACCACAAGATGGGCCTACACGGCGACAACGCGTGCGAGCTCGTCTTCGAGAACGTGGAGGTCCCCGACGAGAATAGGGTGGGCGAGGAGGGGATGGGCTTCATATACGCCATGGAGACCTTCGACAGGACGAGGATAGGCGTGGCGGCCCAGGCGGTGGGCATGGCCCAAGGGGCCTTCGAGAAGGCGTTCCAGTACGTCCACCAGAGGCAGGCCTTCGGGGTTCCCGTGGCGTACTTCCAAGCCATTCAATTCAGCCTAATGGACATGGCGGCCAAGCTGATGTCGGCGAGGCTGTTGACCTATCTGGCGGCCAAGCTGGCAGACGAGGGCAGGAAGGAGTTCACCTTCGTCGCGTCGCTGGCCAAGTTCTACGCCACAGAGGCGGCGGAGGAGATAATATCGGAGGCCATAAACCTACACGGCGGCGTGGGCGTAATCGTGGAGACCGGCATAGAGAGGTTCCTCCGCGACGTCAAGATAACCCAGATCTACGAAGGCGCCAACAACATACAGCGCTTGACCGCGTACCGCCAGCTGATCCGCCTACTGAGGGAGAAGGGCCAGATCCCCGAGGATGTGGCGAAGCTCGTCACATGA
- a CDS encoding cobalamin-independent methionine synthase II family protein, whose product MLPRAFITSVVGSWPRPKWLLEAFERREAGLIDDETLKIYMDDAARLAIKDQEEAGIDVVTDGEQRRTSFVAFVGQKLKGFKIVKAEELHPEAREIMKRHKAPLTIWRPVISGYIEDSVIAADEAQFAKAVASKPIKVTLPSPYLIMWESWHSKISAPYYPRPEDAAEAYAKVLRREISRLIDAGVAFIQLDEPMLGDLLEATENEPDRYKKVASEIYGQKYRGLKDEIRLAVDLVNEVVQGYETSVRIGMHLDRWPTEDSPVVGYEKLAPTIFDVKVRQYVVEYKAPRMGDPVEFAKILPSDKEIGLGSVDVRDHKRVETPEEIVAHVERIVKYVDPTRIWLNPDCGFAPGQFRAFPRDVARAKLKAMVEAARRLREKYWWA is encoded by the coding sequence ATGTTGCCGAGGGCGTTCATAACAAGCGTAGTTGGGTCGTGGCCGAGGCCGAAATGGCTCCTCGAGGCTTTCGAGAGGAGGGAGGCCGGCCTCATCGACGACGAGACGCTCAAGATCTATATGGACGACGCGGCGAGGCTCGCCATAAAGGACCAGGAGGAGGCGGGGATAGACGTGGTGACCGACGGCGAGCAGAGGAGGACCAGCTTCGTGGCGTTCGTCGGGCAGAAGCTCAAGGGCTTCAAGATAGTCAAGGCCGAGGAGCTCCACCCCGAGGCGCGGGAGATAATGAAGCGCCACAAGGCGCCCCTCACCATCTGGAGGCCCGTCATATCGGGCTATATAGAGGACAGCGTTATCGCCGCCGACGAGGCCCAGTTCGCCAAGGCCGTCGCGTCTAAGCCCATCAAGGTCACCCTGCCGTCGCCCTACCTCATCATGTGGGAGAGCTGGCACTCCAAGATATCGGCGCCTTACTACCCCAGGCCCGAGGACGCCGCCGAGGCCTACGCGAAGGTCCTCAGGAGGGAGATCTCCAGGCTCATAGACGCCGGCGTCGCCTTCATACAGCTCGACGAGCCCATGCTCGGCGACCTCCTTGAGGCCACGGAGAACGAGCCAGACCGCTACAAGAAGGTGGCCTCCGAGATATACGGCCAGAAGTACAGAGGACTGAAAGACGAGATAAGGCTCGCCGTCGACCTCGTCAACGAGGTGGTCCAGGGATACGAGACGTCGGTCCGCATAGGCATGCACCTCGACAGATGGCCCACAGAGGACTCTCCCGTCGTGGGCTACGAAAAGCTGGCGCCGACGATCTTCGACGTAAAGGTCAGACAGTACGTGGTGGAGTATAAGGCCCCCAGGATGGGCGACCCCGTCGAGTTCGCCAAGATACTTCCCAGCGACAAGGAGATAGGGCTTGGCTCAGTCGACGTGAGGGACCACAAGCGGGTCGAGACGCCCGAGGAGATAGTGGCCCACGTGGAGCGGATAGTGAAGTACGTGGATCCCACGCGCATATGGCTGAACCCCGACTGCGGCTTCGCGCCCGGCCAGTTCAGGGCGTTCCCGAGAGACGTCGCCAGGGCGAAGCTGAAGGCGATGGTAGAGGCCGCCAGGAGGCTCAGGGAAAAGTACTGGTGGGCCTAA
- a CDS encoding Zn-ribbon domain-containing OB-fold protein yields the protein MSTVIEKLREYLDKAEAEQIRQLDQLVAATGLPVYKDPKTGALVWVDVRELRLRFQLSVNKIAKFVEGLSQERLYYTVCKRCGAKYFPPQADCPRCKASDMEWREVSREGELITWTVINVKPASFAHNKDYVVGIVRMPEGFNITAWVDADPSALRPGMRLRLVVGRRPGENYITYWFRPAQ from the coding sequence ATGAGCACCGTCATAGAGAAGCTCAGGGAATACCTCGACAAGGCAGAGGCCGAGCAGATAAGGCAGCTGGACCAGCTAGTCGCCGCGACTGGGCTCCCCGTGTATAAGGATCCCAAGACCGGCGCGCTGGTCTGGGTAGACGTAAGGGAGCTCAGGCTGAGGTTCCAGCTCTCCGTCAACAAAATAGCTAAATTTGTCGAGGGGCTTTCCCAGGAGCGGCTGTACTACACAGTATGCAAGAGGTGCGGGGCCAAGTACTTCCCGCCGCAAGCCGACTGCCCGAGGTGCAAGGCGTCTGACATGGAGTGGAGGGAGGTCTCGCGGGAGGGGGAGCTGATAACGTGGACTGTGATAAACGTGAAGCCCGCCAGCTTCGCCCACAACAAGGACTACGTGGTCGGTATAGTGAGGATGCCCGAGGGCTTCAACATAACCGCTTGGGTCGATGCAGACCCCTCGGCGCTTAGGCCCGGCATGAGGCTGAGGCTGGTTGTCGGGAGGAGGCCCGGCGAGAACTACATAACATATTGGTTCAGGCCCGCCCAATAA
- a CDS encoding PaREP1 family protein, producing the protein MEALPKPWLDPARYKEVLLREALYEAEIAEHFLETGLVRNAAGKAFQAWKALVAAFASDKLEDLKKAFPGYKRLRGQRRRVERALWIVAVMLTSKLKAVAQLVGGDVDLYTNLALLLHEYQYNGPDAEGVLSVYQSDESAARDVAKLLAKIRELAQLRP; encoded by the coding sequence GTGGAGGCGTTGCCGAAGCCTTGGCTAGACCCGGCGAGGTACAAGGAGGTCCTGCTTAGGGAGGCCCTCTACGAGGCGGAGATAGCTGAGCATTTTCTGGAGACGGGCCTTGTCCGCAACGCGGCCGGGAAGGCGTTTCAAGCATGGAAGGCGCTCGTGGCGGCCTTCGCATCGGACAAGCTTGAGGATTTGAAGAAGGCGTTCCCTGGGTATAAGCGGCTGAGGGGACAACGAAGGAGGGTAGAAAGGGCTCTGTGGATCGTGGCGGTCATGCTCACGTCCAAGCTAAAGGCCGTGGCCCAACTGGTCGGGGGCGACGTAGACCTGTATACTAATCTAGCCCTCCTGCTCCACGAGTATCAGTACAATGGGCCGGACGCCGAGGGGGTCTTGAGCGTCTACCAGAGCGACGAGTCGGCGGCCCGCGACGTGGCTAAGCTTTTGGCCAAGATCAGGGAGCTCGCGCAACTGCGTCCGTAG
- a CDS encoding thiolase domain-containing protein, whose protein sequence is MRRVAVVGVGISKFGYRPDVSLPELAWEAVKEALDDARLDAKDIEAYVVGNVGGWSSEPLPAVVVGEYCGLAPSSGIRVEAACASGSSAVRTAYHMVASGEADIVMAMGVEKMNESPTPTVVEFIGRAGNYFWEFENFGLTFPGYYALHATAYMNKYGATEADLCEVAVKNHYYGSLNPKAQFQKPITLEECLKSRYVAWPLKLYDSSPITDGSAAVILASEEVAKKITDTPVWIKAIGAANGTSNLSKREDFTGLEAARLAAQRAYRKAGIDPNEPVKYLDVAEVHDCFTIAEIMAYEDLGFAKRGEGYKLAREKQTYIGGVIPVNLSGGLKAKGHPIGATGVAMIAELTRQLRQEVERGRQAPIKKGMALAHNVGGTGHYAFVTILSL, encoded by the coding sequence ATGAGGAGGGTCGCCGTAGTGGGGGTAGGGATTTCGAAGTTCGGCTATAGGCCCGACGTATCTCTCCCCGAGCTGGCCTGGGAGGCCGTCAAGGAGGCGCTGGACGACGCGAGGCTTGACGCCAAGGACATAGAGGCCTACGTCGTCGGGAACGTCGGCGGCTGGTCCAGCGAGCCCCTCCCCGCCGTCGTGGTCGGCGAGTACTGCGGGCTCGCTCCAAGTAGCGGGATAAGGGTGGAGGCGGCCTGCGCCAGCGGGTCCTCCGCTGTCAGGACCGCCTACCACATGGTGGCCAGCGGCGAGGCCGATATCGTCATGGCGATGGGCGTCGAGAAGATGAACGAGTCGCCCACGCCCACAGTCGTCGAGTTCATAGGGAGGGCCGGCAACTACTTCTGGGAGTTCGAGAACTTCGGCTTGACGTTCCCCGGCTACTATGCCCTACATGCCACAGCCTACATGAACAAGTACGGCGCTACCGAGGCCGACCTCTGCGAGGTGGCCGTCAAGAACCACTACTACGGCAGTCTCAACCCCAAGGCGCAGTTCCAGAAGCCCATAACGCTGGAGGAATGCCTCAAGTCGAGATATGTGGCCTGGCCTCTGAAGCTCTACGACTCGTCTCCTATAACCGACGGCTCGGCCGCCGTCATACTGGCGAGCGAGGAGGTCGCCAAGAAGATAACGGACACCCCAGTCTGGATAAAGGCCATAGGCGCCGCGAACGGCACGAGCAACCTCAGCAAGAGGGAAGACTTCACGGGCCTGGAGGCGGCGCGGCTCGCGGCGCAGAGGGCCTACAGGAAGGCCGGCATAGACCCCAACGAGCCCGTCAAGTACCTCGACGTGGCCGAGGTCCACGACTGCTTCACTATAGCGGAGATTATGGCCTACGAAGATCTGGGCTTCGCGAAGAGGGGCGAGGGGTACAAGCTGGCGAGGGAGAAACAGACCTATATAGGCGGCGTGATCCCGGTGAACTTGAGCGGCGGCCTTAAGGCCAAGGGGCATCCCATAGGCGCAACCGGAGTTGCCATGATAGCCGAGCTCACGAGGCAGTTGAGGCAGGAGGTGGAGAGGGGCAGACAAGCGCCGATAAAGAAGGGCATGGCTCTGGCCCACAACGTCGGCGGGACCGGGCACTACGCGTTCGTGACCATACTGTCGCTATGA